CCCCAGCAGACCGTGCTCGCGCAATAGGTGTGGATCTTGTGAGTTTTGATGAAGCCATAGCAACTGCGGATTTCATCTCTTTGCACATGCCTCTTACTCCTGCTACATCAAAGATTCTCAATGACGAAACGTTCGCTAAGATGAAGAAAGGAGTTCGGATTGTCAATGTTGCTCGTGGGGGAGTTATTGATGAGGAAGCTCTAGTGAGGGCATTAGATGCTGGAATTGTTGCTCAGGTTCTTACATTCTCACGCTTGAAGAGctaatattttattgttttggaaAGCCAATAACGTGATCTCTTTGTTATAGGCGGCACTTGATGTTTTCACACAGGAGCCACCACCAAAAGACAGCAAGATAATTCAGCATGAGAAAATTACTGCAACTCCTCATTTGGGTGCCAGTACAATGGAAGCTCAGGTGTGTTAAATGACCAGCATTTATACGCTCTTAACTTCTTCTCTATCCAAGTTATCTCTAATAATATTTGGGTTCAACGTGCAGGAAGGGGTGGCTATTGAAATAGCTGAAGCTGTTGTGGGTGCCCTGAAAGGGGAGCTTGCTGCTACTGCAGTCAATGCACCAATGGTTCCTGCAGAGGTATTGATACATACTCTTGTCTTTTCATCTTTCTTGGCTTTCATTGTCAAGATCcagtattttatttaaattttgcttTAGTATTTTAATGTGGCCCCTCTCTCATTTCTTTTGTCAATCAAAAATATCCTGTAGGAGTCCATGTGTTGCAACAAAGTAGTCTGTTTTATGACAGGGTTGTTAATCTGACATTTTCTCCGCCATGGGCTGGTTCTCTAATAGTTTATATTTCTTCTATACTTGATGTAACCCTTATGTTTCTGAATGGTTGTTTATAGCattaaaatttgcaattttcACTCCACCCGACCCTCTAATTTATAATTACTGACTAGTTTGGATGGTGGGTGGacatttcaaaattatatggatttagggtgttggttaaaaaaaattgcagtatAGAGGGCATTTGCAAATGAGCCTATAGTTTTGGGTGGACTTTTGCACCTAACCCTTACATAGTTATActttataaaatttagtatttaaaGTGATTCTGGATTATAAGAAGCACAAAGGTTCACTATTTTATCATTCCTTTTCAACTGCAGGTATTAACAGAGCTGAAACCATATGTTGTACTTGCTGAGAAACTGGGGAGACTTGCCGTCCAATTGGTAGCTGGAGGAAGCGGTGTCAAAACTGTTAAAGTGACATATGCTTCTGCTAGAGCTACTGATGACCTTGACACCAGGCTTCTTCGTGCCATGATCACAAAGGGTATCATCGAGCCGATATCCAGCGTCTTTGTGAATTTGGTTAATGCTGATTTCACTGCTAAGCAGAGAGGTCTCAGAATAACTGAAGAGAGGATCGGTCTTGATGGTTCTCCTGAGAACCCACTTGATTTCATTCAAGTCCAGATTGCCAATGTGGAATCCAAATTTGCCAGTGCCATATCGGACTCTGGAGAGATTAAGGTTGAGGGGCGGGTGAAGGACGGGATTCCTCATCTGACAAAGGTAGGATCTTTTGAAGTTGATGTCAGCTTGGAAGGCAGTATTATACTCTGCAGGCAGGTCGATCAGCCAGGTATGATTGGAAGGGTTGGGAGCATTTTGGGTGAGGAGAATGTGAATGTCAGCTTTATGAGTGTTGGAAGGATTGCCCCCAGGAAGCAAGCTGTAATGGCAATTGGAGTGGATGATCAACCCAGCAAGGAAGCTTTGAGTAGGATTGGTGACGTTCCAGCCATTGAAGAGTTTGTTTTCCTCAAGTTGTAGTGCGGTATGATTGTTACTACATCATTCCCCTCCCTCTCTTTGGATGGGTATTACAATCACATCCTTTTGCcgattttgttgattttttgcgTGTTGTAGTAGCTTGAAGGGAaggaaaaacaataattttgcTTTGAGATGAGAAGCTTGTACTTTTATCGAGTTTATGGTATTCCCTAATTCAAGTTTCTGTTTTAATCTGCCCTCCTGTAATTGTATCACTTAATGGATGCATGTTTGGTTCTCTTGGCAGCGTAGTCATACGGTCGTTTCTTAGTCAGTTGGTACACCTGGTTTTGGAATCAACCAAATAATTATATGCGGCGTTTCAAATAATGGACTATCTATCAGCATTATTACATTTCTCATTTAAGTCATCAGAAAGTGAATCTTTTTAACTCATCAGAAAGTGGACTATCTATCAGCCTGAGATCCATAAAATCTTAACTCATCACATTGTCAAAATCTTTATTCAACTTTTCTTCATTTGACTTTCTATATCTCAAAAGAATCATGTCCATGTTTCCAAACGTGCTCGATTGCCATTCACTATCTTAACTAGAATAATGCATGCATATTGCCACATTTGACTGCCTTGTTTGAAGCCAGG
The sequence above is drawn from the Alnus glutinosa chromosome 11, dhAlnGlut1.1, whole genome shotgun sequence genome and encodes:
- the LOC133880961 gene encoding D-3-phosphoglycerate dehydrogenase 1, chloroplastic-like, translated to MATSASRALRTPFLKTPSLSSKQPLTSALSFALGPSRRAVRPLVVVVSAAAGGLDAKPTVLVAEKLGEAGLELLKEFANVDCAYNLSPEELCTKISLCDALIVRSGTKVSREVFESSGGRLKVVGRAGVGIDNVDLAAATEHGCLVVNAPTANTVAAAEHGIALLAAMARNVAQADASVKAGKWQRNKYVGVSLVGKTLAVMGFGKVGTEVARRAKGLGMHVIAHDPYAPADRARAIGVDLVSFDEAIATADFISLHMPLTPATSKILNDETFAKMKKGVRIVNVARGGVIDEEALVRALDAGIVAQAALDVFTQEPPPKDSKIIQHEKITATPHLGASTMEAQEGVAIEIAEAVVGALKGELAATAVNAPMVPAEVLTELKPYVVLAEKLGRLAVQLVAGGSGVKTVKVTYASARATDDLDTRLLRAMITKGIIEPISSVFVNLVNADFTAKQRGLRITEERIGLDGSPENPLDFIQVQIANVESKFASAISDSGEIKVEGRVKDGIPHLTKVGSFEVDVSLEGSIILCRQVDQPGMIGRVGSILGEENVNVSFMSVGRIAPRKQAVMAIGVDDQPSKEALSRIGDVPAIEEFVFLKL